A stretch of the Lates calcarifer isolate ASB-BC8 unplaced genomic scaffold, TLL_Latcal_v3 _unitig_3798_quiver_3759, whole genome shotgun sequence genome encodes the following:
- the LOC108894714 gene encoding SLIT-ROBO Rho GTPase-activating protein 1-like, protein MVHASQQGHGGHGGTPEMGSPVLGHFSPRDMLRSRNHMPMDSPERRRRTGHGSLTNISRHESLKKMESPPIRRSTSSGQYTGFSDAHHHHHHGGKPLDPESIAQDIEETMNTALNELRELERQSSAKHAPDVVLDTLEQRQTSGSSGGGPTPASSSESLSPIHGRHAEVHSQHRAAHPAAAPAPPATL, encoded by the exons ATGGTGCATGCCTCCCAGCAGGGTCACGGCGGACATGGCGGCACCCCAGAGATGGGCTCCCCAGTCCTAGGCCATTTCAGCCCACGGGACATGCTGCGGAGTCGCAACCACATGCCCATGGACAGCCCCGAACGGCGGCGCCGCACCGGCCACGGCAGCCTGACCAACATTAGCCGCCACGAGTCGCTGAAGAAGATGGAGAGCCCCCCGATCCGTCGCTCCACCTCCTCGGGCCAGTACACAGGCTTTAGTGAtgcccaccaccaccaccaccacggcGGCAAGCCCCTGGATCCGGAGAGCATCGCACAG GACATAGAAGAAACCATGAACACGGCTCTAAATGAGCTGCGCGAGCTGGAGCGGCAGAGCTCAGCCAAGCACGCCCCCGACGTGGTGCTGGACACCCTGGAGCAGCGGCAGACCTCCGGCAGCAGCGGCGGGGGTCCCACGCCGGCCAGCTCCAGCGAGTCCCTCAGCCCCATCCACGGGCGTCATGCTGAGGTCCACAGCCAACACAGAGCCGCCCATCCCGCCGCAGCACCAGCTCCTCCAGCGACACTATGA